In Gammaproteobacteria bacterium, the following are encoded in one genomic region:
- a CDS encoding peptidoglycan DD-metalloendopeptidase family protein codes for MFPLSAFATPLPQNEPVPGGVVVMELPQAGRAPRVQFDGRRIMVVKHDGRWYAVVGIPLATAPGQKTLSVRLADQPRRQLDFTIAPKQYPEQQLIIKNPELVNPPASALDRIEHEQAHLEHVLNTWTADAAPGLSFIWPADGPQTSGFGLRRFYNGEERSRHTGIDIGAPEGSPVRAPADGVVADAGDYYFCGNTLTIDLGQGLYSVYCHLSRISVQRGERVQQGQIVGNIGATGRTTGPNLHWTVSLNGTPVDPHAFIPAAAMPSTPAKQ; via the coding sequence ATGTTTCCACTCAGCGCCTTCGCTACGCCGTTGCCGCAGAACGAACCGGTGCCGGGCGGCGTGGTGGTCATGGAATTGCCGCAGGCCGGCCGGGCGCCGCGCGTGCAGTTCGATGGCCGGCGCATCATGGTCGTCAAACATGACGGGCGCTGGTACGCGGTGGTCGGCATTCCGCTGGCCACGGCACCGGGACAAAAAACCCTGAGCGTCCGGCTTGCCGACCAGCCGCGCAGGCAACTGGATTTCACCATCGCGCCCAAGCAGTACCCCGAGCAGCAGCTCATCATCAAGAATCCGGAGCTCGTGAATCCGCCGGCGAGCGCTCTCGACCGCATCGAGCACGAACAGGCGCATCTCGAACACGTGCTCAACACTTGGACCGCGGACGCCGCGCCCGGGCTGAGCTTCATCTGGCCTGCGGACGGTCCGCAAACCAGCGGCTTCGGCCTGCGGCGCTTCTACAACGGCGAGGAGCGCAGCCGGCACACCGGCATAGACATCGGCGCACCTGAAGGTTCGCCGGTGCGCGCGCCGGCGGACGGCGTGGTGGCGGATGCGGGCGATTACTATTTCTGCGGAAACACCTTGACCATTGATCTCGGTCAGGGGTTGTACAGCGTGTACTGCCATCTGAGCAGAATCAGCGTGCAGCGCGGTGAGCGCGTCCAACAGGGACAAATCGTCGGCAACATCGGCGCCACCGGCCGCACCACCGGGCCGAATCTCCATTGGACCGTGAGCCTGAACGGCACGCCCGTGGATCCGCACGCTTTCATTCCGGCGGCGGCAATGCCATCCACGCCGGCAAAACAATAA
- the xseA gene encoding exodeoxyribonuclease VII large subunit, translating into MVTTQGSLELEAPQKRILTVSQLNREARLLIEGGLPLIWVEGEISNLSRPPSGHVYFSLKDSAAQVRCAMFRARAGLLRFQAGDGLQVLVRARVSLYEARGDFQLIVEHMEEAGHGALQRAFEELKQKLAKEGLFDAAHKQPLPALPRVIGVITSPAGAALRDVLSVISRRYALARIIVYPVPVQGEGAAQKIVNMIRTAAARAECDVLILARGGGSLEDLWAFNEEVVARAIYACTIPLVSGVGHEIDFTIADFVADLRAPTPTGAAELVTPDADAWRRTLNDSGRRLLRVVREQLDALRERAAWCEERLQQLHPARMLRERAQRLDELELRLKQSLRSGLQARGALFTGLRARLHQHSPAQALAALRSRGEALTQRLHFAILRHLAEVRSRLDIAVHTLNSVSPLATLERGYAIVSDAMSGTVIASVRQAHKGQEILARLADGHLSANVATVNKDNTK; encoded by the coding sequence ATGGTCACGACGCAGGGCAGCCTGGAGCTGGAAGCTCCGCAAAAGCGGATTCTCACGGTCTCGCAACTCAACCGTGAGGCCCGGCTGCTGATCGAAGGCGGCTTGCCGCTCATCTGGGTGGAGGGCGAGATTTCCAACCTCTCGCGCCCGCCTTCCGGCCACGTGTATTTCTCCCTCAAGGACTCCGCGGCGCAGGTGCGCTGCGCCATGTTCCGCGCGCGCGCGGGCCTGCTGCGCTTCCAGGCCGGCGATGGCCTGCAGGTGCTGGTACGCGCGCGCGTGAGTCTCTACGAGGCGCGCGGCGATTTCCAGTTGATCGTCGAGCACATGGAAGAGGCCGGCCACGGAGCCTTGCAGCGCGCCTTCGAGGAACTCAAGCAAAAGCTCGCCAAAGAGGGCCTGTTCGACGCCGCGCACAAACAGCCGTTGCCGGCGTTGCCGCGCGTCATCGGCGTCATCACTTCGCCCGCGGGCGCCGCATTGCGCGACGTGCTGAGCGTGATCAGCCGCCGCTATGCGCTGGCGCGCATCATCGTCTATCCGGTGCCGGTGCAGGGCGAAGGTGCCGCCCAGAAAATCGTCAACATGATCCGCACCGCGGCCGCGCGTGCCGAGTGCGACGTGTTGATCCTGGCGCGCGGCGGCGGTTCGCTCGAAGACCTGTGGGCGTTCAACGAGGAGGTCGTGGCGCGCGCCATCTACGCTTGCACGATCCCGCTGGTAAGCGGCGTAGGTCACGAGATTGATTTCACCATCGCGGATTTTGTCGCGGACCTGCGTGCGCCCACGCCGACCGGCGCTGCGGAACTGGTTACGCCCGATGCCGACGCCTGGCGGCGCACCCTGAATGACAGTGGCCGGCGTTTGCTGCGCGTCGTGCGCGAACAACTCGACGCTTTGCGCGAGCGCGCTGCATGGTGTGAGGAACGCCTGCAGCAACTGCACCCGGCACGCATGCTGCGCGAGCGCGCCCAACGGCTGGATGAGCTGGAACTGCGCCTCAAGCAATCGTTGCGCAGCGGGTTGCAGGCACGCGGTGCATTGTTCACCGGCCTGCGCGCCCGCCTGCACCAGCACAGTCCCGCGCAGGCACTCGCTGCATTGCGCAGCCGCGGCGAAGCTCTGACGCAGCGCCTGCACTTCGCGATCCTGCGGCATTTGGCGGAAGTGCGCAGCCGGCTGGACATCGCCGTGCATACGCTCAACAGCGTCAGCCCGCTGGCCACGCTGGAGCGCGGCTATGCCATCGTGAGCGATGCGATGAGCGGCACGGTGATTGCATCGGTACGCCAGGCGCACAAAGGCCAGGAAATTCTGGCGCGACTTGCCGACGGACATCTTTCGGCTAATGTTGCAACCGTCAACAAAGACAACACAAAATGA
- a CDS encoding homoserine O-acetyltransferase yields the protein MQPKLTVHSAEAAPAGDAARRLLPLPGTFAMHLGGELRDVQIAYETWGKLAPAKDNVLLLFTGLSPSAHAASSPADPTPGWWEEMLGPGKPLDTQRFHVVCVNSLGSCFGSTGPSTLNPATGKPYALDFPTLTVEDIAAAAHATLRALGIRRVRAVIGASLGGMSALAYALLFPTAAEVLVSLSSATHSEPFAIAVRSLQRELIRNDGAWQGGNYPPGGGPREGMRLARKLGMMSYRSASEWLERFGRERADSAEHEPFGIEFEVESYLESRARAFVGGFDANSYLYLSRAMDLFDAAEHGGTVDKAFKRLKLQQALVVGVETDILFPLHQQRALADALRRAGIETQYLSLASRQGHDSFLVDMDHFRPAVGDFLAGL from the coding sequence ATGCAACCCAAGCTGACCGTGCACAGTGCTGAGGCCGCACCTGCGGGTGACGCCGCACGCCGCTTGCTGCCTCTGCCGGGAACGTTTGCCATGCATCTCGGCGGCGAGCTGCGCGACGTGCAGATCGCATATGAAACCTGGGGCAAGCTCGCGCCTGCCAAGGACAACGTGCTGCTGTTGTTCACCGGGCTTTCGCCCTCGGCGCATGCGGCGTCCTCGCCGGCCGATCCCACTCCCGGCTGGTGGGAGGAAATGCTCGGGCCCGGCAAGCCGCTCGACACGCAGCGCTTTCACGTCGTGTGCGTGAATTCGCTCGGCAGTTGCTTCGGCTCCACGGGCCCGTCCACCCTCAATCCCGCTACCGGCAAACCCTACGCGCTGGATTTCCCCACGCTCACGGTCGAGGACATTGCGGCAGCGGCGCACGCCACACTGCGGGCACTCGGCATCCGACGCGTGCGCGCGGTGATCGGCGCCTCGCTCGGCGGCATGAGCGCACTTGCCTATGCACTGCTGTTTCCAACCGCGGCCGAAGTGCTGGTGAGCCTGTCCTCCGCCACCCATTCGGAACCCTTTGCCATCGCGGTGCGTTCCCTGCAGCGCGAACTCATCCGCAACGACGGCGCCTGGCAGGGCGGCAACTATCCACCGGGCGGCGGGCCGCGCGAGGGCATGCGGCTCGCCCGCAAGCTCGGCATGATGTCTTACCGCTCGGCCAGCGAATGGCTGGAGCGCTTCGGCCGCGAGCGTGCGGACAGCGCCGAGCATGAGCCGTTCGGCATAGAATTTGAGGTCGAGTCGTATCTGGAATCGCGGGCGCGCGCGTTCGTCGGCGGCTTCGATGCCAATTCCTACCTGTATCTGTCGCGCGCCATGGATTTGTTCGACGCCGCCGAGCACGGCGGCACCGTGGACAAGGCCTTCAAGCGCCTGAAACTGCAGCAGGCGCTGGTGGTGGGCGTGGAAACCGACATCCTGTTTCCGCTCCACCAGCAGCGCGCCCTTGCCGATGCCCTGCGACGTGCCGGCATCGAGACCCAATATCTGTCGCTGGCATCAAGGCAGGGCCACGATTCCTTCCTCGTGGACATGGACCACTTCCGGCCCGCGGTCGGCGATTTTCTCGCGGGCCTGTGA
- the guaB gene encoding IMP dehydrogenase: protein MRILQEALTFDDVLLVPAYSEVLPRDVELKTHLTRHITLNIPLVSAAMDSVTEARLAIAMAQEGGIGIIHKNMTPEEQARQVRAVKKFESGVIKDPITVTPDMSVGEVLKLTHAHNISGVPVVEGERLVGIVTSRDLRFETRYNEVIGRIMTGKERLVTVKEGADKEEILEKLHKHRIEKVLVVNDKYQLRGMITVKDIQKARDYPSACKDEHGRLRVGAAVGTGGDTDVRVAALVEAGVDVLVVDTSHGHSVGVLKRVRDIKKRHKDVPVIGGNIVTAAAAKALVDAGADGVKVGIGPGSICTTRIVAGVGVPQISAVDNVAKALAKSGVPLIADGGIRYSGDVAKALAAGAYSVMIGGLFAGTEEAPGEVELYQGRSYKSYRGMGSLGAMAQKQGSADRYFQDPTEEIEKLVPEGIEGRVPYKGPVTAIIHQLVGGLRSSMGYTGCRNIDEMRTAPEFVRITGAGMRESHVHDVTITKEAPNYRTE, encoded by the coding sequence ATGCGCATTCTCCAGGAAGCTCTCACCTTCGACGACGTTTTGCTGGTGCCAGCGTATTCCGAAGTCCTGCCGCGCGACGTCGAACTCAAAACCCACCTCACCCGTCACATCACGCTCAATATTCCGCTGGTTTCAGCCGCCATGGACTCGGTTACCGAGGCGCGGCTGGCCATCGCCATGGCCCAGGAAGGCGGCATCGGCATCATCCACAAGAACATGACGCCCGAAGAGCAGGCGCGCCAGGTGCGCGCAGTGAAGAAATTCGAAAGCGGCGTGATCAAGGATCCGATTACGGTCACGCCCGACATGAGCGTGGGCGAGGTGCTGAAGCTCACCCACGCGCACAACATCTCCGGAGTGCCGGTGGTCGAGGGCGAACGCCTCGTGGGCATCGTCACCAGCCGCGATCTGCGCTTCGAGACGCGCTACAACGAAGTTATCGGCAGGATCATGACCGGCAAGGAACGCCTGGTGACCGTCAAAGAAGGTGCGGACAAGGAAGAGATTCTGGAAAAACTGCACAAACACCGCATCGAAAAGGTGCTGGTGGTGAACGACAAATACCAGCTGCGCGGCATGATCACCGTCAAGGATATCCAGAAGGCCCGTGATTATCCCAGCGCCTGCAAGGACGAGCATGGCCGGCTGCGCGTGGGCGCGGCGGTTGGCACCGGCGGCGACACGGACGTGCGCGTCGCGGCCCTGGTGGAGGCCGGCGTGGACGTGTTGGTGGTGGACACCTCGCACGGCCACAGCGTGGGTGTACTCAAGCGCGTGCGCGACATCAAGAAACGCCACAAGGACGTGCCGGTGATTGGCGGCAACATCGTCACCGCCGCGGCCGCCAAGGCGCTGGTGGATGCGGGTGCAGACGGCGTGAAGGTCGGCATCGGACCGGGCTCGATCTGCACCACGCGCATCGTCGCGGGCGTGGGCGTACCGCAGATCAGCGCGGTCGACAACGTGGCCAAGGCGCTCGCGAAGTCCGGCGTGCCGCTGATTGCCGACGGCGGCATCCGCTATTCGGGCGACGTCGCCAAGGCGCTCGCAGCCGGCGCCTACTCTGTGATGATCGGCGGGCTGTTTGCCGGCACCGAGGAGGCGCCGGGCGAAGTCGAGTTGTATCAGGGCCGTTCCTACAAGTCCTACCGCGGCATGGGCTCGCTCGGCGCCATGGCGCAGAAGCAGGGCTCGGCCGACCGCTACTTCCAGGACCCGACCGAGGAAATCGAAAAGCTGGTGCCCGAGGGCATCGAGGGGCGCGTGCCGTACAAGGGCCCGGTCACGGCCATCATTCACCAGCTCGTGGGCGGGCTGCGTTCGAGCATGGGTTATACCGGATGTCGCAACATTGATGAGATGCGCACCGCGCCGGAATTCGTACGCATTACCGGTGCCGGCATGCGCGAGAGCCACGTGCATGACGTGACCATTACCAAGGAAGCGCCCAATTATCGAACAGAGTGA